The Cohnella abietis genome has a segment encoding these proteins:
- a CDS encoding response regulator has protein sequence MNIFVVDDEKAVRDYIVSLPEWEQLGCKIIGQAADGLEAYEALIEMRERIPDILISDIRMPVMDGIELSRRVLEIFPDIKVIFLTAYSEFNYAKQAVKLGVSDFITKPFHESELLDSVKWIKEHRLDRQNAELIRQEEWIQTLLSSDLSEQSKSEALGQPELLMKSAVFLSIEIDNVDFLDYTGKPFSKLTLREKIFEVMSFCPFPYWSALSQSGVYLILFIPFSHPNDETAHEAMDVARRILETSNGSLGFSVSIGVSDRLNSILELRRGLEEAKSCLDYRMLIGRKSIIAFPAMKSLQEQKQAQKEINHMELVEVLRKGEAELIPDYLKNMNRTFLLEGLNKKRIQEECMEMVTVAGKTLLAFGLQPSPEETLAVRKSVLSFTILSDLMQYMEQFLEQTVAVIGSVKHKTSVNLIDHVTKFIEHRYMDDITLQILAEELFINYSYLSRLIKKETGQNFRDLLWAYRVEMAKIKLSTTSLKHYEVAYAVGFKDPAHFSQLFKKLTGKSPGEYKA, from the coding sequence ATGAATATATTCGTGGTAGATGACGAAAAAGCAGTTCGGGACTATATCGTTTCCCTTCCAGAATGGGAGCAGTTGGGCTGTAAAATCATAGGACAGGCCGCTGATGGATTGGAAGCCTATGAAGCCTTAATAGAGATGAGGGAACGAATCCCCGACATCCTGATATCCGATATTCGTATGCCGGTCATGGACGGAATAGAGCTGTCGAGGCGCGTTCTGGAGATATTTCCAGACATTAAAGTGATATTCCTAACGGCCTATAGCGAATTTAACTATGCCAAGCAGGCAGTAAAGCTTGGAGTATCGGATTTTATCACCAAGCCCTTTCACGAAAGCGAGCTTCTGGACAGTGTCAAGTGGATTAAAGAGCATAGGCTGGATCGTCAGAACGCGGAGTTGATCCGACAGGAGGAATGGATTCAGACGCTTCTAAGCTCAGATTTGTCGGAGCAATCCAAGTCTGAAGCTCTTGGTCAGCCGGAACTACTAATGAAATCGGCAGTGTTCCTGTCTATTGAAATCGACAATGTGGATTTTCTGGATTATACGGGGAAACCCTTCTCCAAGCTCACGCTGCGGGAAAAAATATTCGAGGTTATGTCCTTCTGTCCTTTTCCTTATTGGTCGGCTTTATCACAGAGCGGAGTTTATTTGATCCTATTTATCCCTTTTTCGCATCCTAACGACGAAACGGCACATGAAGCTATGGATGTTGCCCGTCGGATACTAGAGACAAGCAATGGATCATTAGGCTTTAGCGTTTCTATAGGAGTAAGCGATCGCTTGAACTCCATCCTGGAGCTAAGAAGAGGGCTTGAAGAAGCAAAGAGCTGCTTGGATTATCGGATGCTGATTGGCCGTAAATCGATTATTGCTTTTCCAGCCATGAAATCTCTACAGGAACAAAAGCAGGCGCAAAAGGAAATTAACCATATGGAATTAGTGGAGGTTCTGCGCAAAGGGGAAGCCGAGCTTATCCCAGACTATCTGAAAAACATGAATAGAACCTTTCTGCTGGAGGGTCTGAACAAAAAACGGATACAAGAGGAATGCATGGAAATGGTCACCGTGGCAGGTAAAACTTTGCTTGCGTTCGGCTTACAGCCTAGCCCGGAAGAGACGCTGGCCGTTCGCAAAAGCGTTTTGTCCTTTACAATTCTCTCCGATTTGATGCAGTACATGGAACAATTTCTGGAACAAACCGTAGCGGTTATTGGGTCTGTCAAGCATAAAACGTCCGTAAATTTAATCGATCATGTCACGAAATTTATTGAGCATCGGTACATGGATGACATTACTTTGCAAATATTGGCTGAAGAGCTGTTTATTAATTACTCGTACTTAAGCAGGCTTATCAAGAAGGAAACCGGTCAAAATTTCAGAGACTTGTTATGGGCGTATCGCGTTGAAATGGCAAAGATCAAGCTCTCGACGACAAGTCTTAAGCACTACGAGGTTGCCTATGCGGTAGGATTTAAGGACCCTGCTCATTTTAGTCAATTATTCAAGAAATTAACGGGCAAAAGCCCGGGAGAATATAAAGCATAA
- a CDS encoding sensor histidine kinase: MKLLHLIRSRLHYKMIIIYSLLTLAPLIVVSATFHFNSKRILENNEDQSFKQTFSETSDKIDGVLKAFARQASGIGDNRLVYTLLRNAASPDKYPLMPSEQSSLEEGVEQMLQIELEDMKRSIGDFANSIHLYDGEGKHYSAGSNQDVQYYEALTIMPFEKQGVPEWAFFVDHQRMVCNMQLIDTVTGTHLGLLVILLDADKVRALFGTYPEGSFFITNANNIVMSSDNSEAIGQLLSMAEKSTTITTERKSKGTDFKYVSRIPISEASEGIRKLAVFSVVITLVSWIAVMVITYYVLRRITSPLTTLSRLMRKAEKENYQLIENFGSHDEIALLCNSFNQMIMETRDLIQKVYKAELIQKEAQLTAIRTYFNPHFLHNTLEYISILAKSKEKIDLIPNLVKNLSSIFRFSIAPGEAFVSLEVEVKFAQIYLQIHQYRFEDRFEYNLDIPDHLKQVSVPKLILQPIIENAFIHGIDHIRQKGRIDIRAYESKFNLVIEVEDNGRSDGAGSVSTKGMGSGLNSIESRIKLHYGDRYGLEKLQGAQGMIIRLHLPILLNDFEEKSLEKEDDSI, encoded by the coding sequence ATGAAACTACTTCATTTGATTCGATCGAGATTGCATTACAAAATGATCATTATCTATTCTCTACTGACACTAGCGCCTTTAATTGTTGTAAGCGCTACCTTTCATTTTAACTCTAAACGCATTCTTGAGAATAACGAGGACCAATCTTTTAAACAAACGTTTTCCGAAACTTCCGATAAGATCGATGGTGTGTTAAAGGCATTTGCGAGGCAGGCTTCCGGCATCGGTGATAACCGCTTGGTATACACGCTGTTGCGCAATGCTGCTTCTCCGGATAAATATCCGTTAATGCCTTCTGAACAGTCTTCGCTGGAAGAGGGCGTCGAACAAATGCTGCAGATCGAATTGGAAGATATGAAGCGCAGTATTGGGGATTTTGCGAATTCAATCCATCTCTATGATGGAGAAGGTAAACATTATTCCGCAGGGTCCAATCAAGATGTTCAATACTATGAAGCGCTTACTATTATGCCATTCGAAAAGCAAGGAGTTCCCGAATGGGCTTTCTTTGTTGATCACCAACGGATGGTTTGCAATATGCAGCTTATAGATACCGTAACGGGGACGCATCTCGGACTATTGGTTATTCTATTAGATGCGGATAAGGTAAGGGCGTTATTCGGTACTTATCCGGAAGGTTCCTTTTTTATTACGAACGCTAACAACATAGTCATGTCCTCAGATAATTCTGAAGCAATTGGGCAGCTTCTTTCAATGGCAGAGAAGAGCACGACGATTACTACGGAAAGAAAGTCCAAAGGGACTGACTTCAAATATGTTAGCCGTATTCCCATTTCGGAAGCTAGTGAGGGTATTCGTAAGTTAGCTGTATTTTCTGTCGTGATTACGTTGGTTTCATGGATTGCTGTCATGGTCATCACTTATTACGTGCTCCGGAGAATCACAAGTCCGTTAACGACCTTAAGTCGTTTAATGCGCAAGGCGGAAAAAGAAAATTATCAGCTGATCGAAAACTTCGGATCACATGATGAGATTGCGCTGCTTTGTAATAGTTTCAATCAAATGATCATGGAGACGAGGGACTTGATTCAGAAAGTGTATAAGGCCGAGCTGATTCAGAAGGAAGCTCAGCTAACGGCAATTCGGACTTACTTTAATCCGCATTTTTTACATAACACGCTTGAGTATATAAGCATACTGGCCAAATCAAAGGAGAAAATCGATTTAATTCCCAATCTCGTCAAGAACCTTTCCAGCATATTTCGTTTTTCGATCGCACCGGGAGAAGCTTTCGTATCTCTGGAAGTAGAAGTCAAATTCGCTCAGATTTACTTGCAAATCCATCAATACCGATTCGAGGATCGTTTTGAATACAATCTGGACATTCCGGATCACTTGAAGCAGGTAAGCGTTCCTAAGCTTATCCTTCAGCCCATTATAGAAAATGCCTTTATCCATGGCATCGATCATATTCGCCAGAAAGGGCGAATCGATATTCGTGCGTACGAAAGTAAGTTTAATCTCGTTATTGAGGTTGAGGATAATGGCCGGTCGGACGGGGCGGGTTCGGTTAGTACGAAAGGGATGGGGTCTGGATTAAATAGTATCGAATCGAGGATTAAACTCCATTATGGGGATCGTTATGGACTTGAGAAGCTGCAAGGTGCTCAGGGGATGATCATTCGGCTTCATTTGCCGATTTTATTGAATGATTTTGAAGAGAAATCTCTAGAAAAGGAAGACGACAGCATATGA
- a CDS encoding P-loop NTPase fold protein, whose protein sequence is MKLFIEMFRRYMDSPKTEYALHLDGSWGSGKTYFVKNEIRVFLEENYPSYQLVYISLNGIKDTNEIGENVFLQILSPSAAKGYIFVRGAINLFKNFIPIGSPSEIDVTNVDSKIQDLINKRESGNIFLCIDDLERTDPAISIENILGYINSNFIEHNHVKTLFISNSEEIRDHEAFTKLKEKVIGRTIKFQVENLAVIYELIKTNYPLLYPFFEENKESMTAIFATIENINLRTIKFVFGIMAEIFETIENEELTNDVRMSLFACILVIGIEYKIGTIKSIKEAEDNLNRYNLFFKSKQTESRFLSSKIAIKDFFSYFQSIAQFIITGDLNSSKLFDEIGQKYRKENEPDIHFRIVENYYNFEVEEVNNGVNRVISSLKEGYYNPLQHPYMYMVLKEVITNVNYDLEEDLFEVIREGLLLSIESKIDTITLDSEHIVNRYFSNITDEKSLELIEIIRGLVKQHEVFMTRNKVNEFIQALVDFENIELIKHINSFSSSKNLFMNLINENFQEQLIKMKNKSIKLFITVLNEMYLRISNASDYYFVEIPYMTIFKEELKRLLIGIHGDLDVLKRTLISELVNEIEKIINHVDNDNKEPVNSSTIC, encoded by the coding sequence ACGGAATATGCGTTACATTTAGATGGTTCATGGGGAAGTGGTAAAACTTATTTTGTGAAAAATGAAATTCGTGTTTTTCTCGAAGAGAATTACCCAAGTTATCAGTTAGTCTATATCTCATTAAATGGAATAAAAGATACAAATGAAATCGGGGAAAATGTCTTCCTTCAGATACTTTCCCCATCCGCTGCCAAAGGCTACATTTTTGTGAGGGGCGCAATAAATTTATTCAAAAACTTTATCCCTATTGGTAGCCCATCGGAAATTGATGTTACTAATGTTGATAGCAAAATACAAGACCTAATAAATAAGAGAGAGTCCGGTAATATATTCTTATGTATTGATGATTTGGAGAGAACAGATCCAGCCATATCGATTGAAAATATCCTTGGCTATATAAACTCTAATTTTATTGAGCACAATCATGTGAAAACTCTTTTCATTTCTAATTCAGAAGAAATTAGGGATCACGAAGCGTTTACTAAGTTAAAGGAAAAGGTTATTGGGAGAACAATTAAATTTCAAGTTGAAAACTTGGCAGTAATATATGAACTGATCAAAACGAATTACCCGTTATTGTATCCATTTTTTGAAGAAAACAAAGAATCTATGACAGCAATCTTCGCAACTATTGAAAACATCAACTTACGGACAATTAAGTTTGTATTTGGAATAATGGCAGAGATTTTTGAAACTATTGAAAATGAGGAATTAACAAATGATGTAAGGATGAGTTTATTCGCATGTATTCTTGTTATCGGAATTGAATATAAAATTGGTACAATAAAGTCAATCAAAGAAGCAGAAGATAATCTTAATCGATATAATCTGTTTTTCAAAAGTAAGCAAACAGAAAGTAGATTTCTAAGTAGTAAAATCGCAATTAAAGATTTTTTTTCATATTTTCAATCAATAGCTCAATTTATTATTACAGGAGACCTTAATAGTTCTAAACTTTTTGATGAAATTGGACAAAAATATCGAAAAGAAAATGAGCCGGATATACATTTTAGAATTGTCGAAAATTATTATAACTTCGAAGTAGAAGAGGTAAATAATGGTGTAAATAGAGTGATATCTTCATTGAAAGAAGGTTACTATAATCCATTACAACATCCTTATATGTATATGGTCTTAAAAGAAGTAATAACAAATGTAAATTATGATTTAGAAGAGGATTTATTTGAAGTTATTAGAGAAGGGCTCTTGCTATCAATAGAAAGTAAAATTGACACAATTACTCTCGATAGCGAACATATAGTTAACAGATATTTTTCAAATATAACAGATGAGAAAAGTCTAGAACTTATAGAAATTATTCGAGGGCTTGTTAAGCAACACGAAGTTTTCATGACTAGAAATAAGGTGAATGAGTTTATTCAAGCACTGGTTGATTTTGAAAATATCGAACTTATCAAACATATCAATTCGTTTAGTAGCTCGAAAAATTTATTTATGAACTTGATTAATGAAAATTTTCAGGAGCAGCTAATAAAAATGAAAAATAAAAGTATAAAGCTATTTATAACAGTTCTTAATGAAATGTATTTAAGAATTTCCAATGCTTCAGATTATTACTTTGTAGAAATTCCTTACATGACAATCTTTAAAGAAGAGCTAAAAAGATTACTGATAGGAATTCACGGTGATTTAGATGTCTTGAAAAGGACACTTATCTCGGAACTGGTTAATGAAATAGAAAAAATTATCAATCATGTTGACAACGATAATAAGGAGCCAGTAAACAGTAGTACCATTTGTTAA